The genomic segment TATGTATTTCTTCACCCAATCCACATCATTATCTTCGGTTTTGCACAACTGGAGGAATTTACGGAACTGCTCGATCGCCTTGGGCCGGTTGACCATATATTCGGCATAGATATACCCGAGATTATAGTGCGCATACGGGTCATCCGGGTTAAGTTCGATCGTTTTCTCGAATTCGGCCATTGCCCGCTGGTACTCCTTGTTCTTTGTGTAAAACACACCCAGGTTATAATGCATCAGGGCGGTCTCTTTTACCAGGACTTTGTTCTGCCTGGAGATCTCGGCAAAACGCGCGGGCAGCTGTTCAAGCTTCTTTTCGAATGTCCGGTTCTTGGCCAGGGCCTCTTCATAACGCTTCTTATAATCCACGATCTGACGGCGGTAGATCTCGCTTTGCGCG from the Candidatus Omnitrophota bacterium genome contains:
- a CDS encoding tetratricopeptide repeat protein gives rise to the protein EEKIVDMETKTATSSAEKETLKNSLERWEIEYKMLPETRRVISKLEREKKDLQKSKALMELKFKRMEDERLNQYAQSEIYRRQIVDYKKRYEEALAKNRTFEKKLEQLPARFAEISRQNKVLVKETALMHYNLGVFYTKNKEYQRAMAEFEKTIELNPDDPYAHYNLGYIYAEYMVNRPKAIEQFRKFLQLCKTEDNDVDWVKKYILTWETWAGKKPMD